In Thalassoglobus sp. JC818, a single genomic region encodes these proteins:
- a CDS encoding NPCBM/NEW2 domain-containing protein: MNTALQLLVMAVLSGEPATATTLDGESIRGEVLTLNDEQLVIQSDDGRSEIAIDQLMLVQFERPAEAVETTDRSVVLVDGSSIQFETVTSEPQAMTVSSKVLGEHELSTEQVSRVRWSPVDDQIAESWADLQTRGSRDDLLVFRKGDVLDYVGGTVTRITDKGVTVSVKGRELTAPLERVFAVIYSGRETKSGSSAGALKTTSGDVLQLKSLTLSEDVMEVKTDWLDSLTIPSASVNEIDYAGGRIRFLADLPFDESASQSPDTEFPVVWFTAKNFPAGSGGRRPLLIGEERFSRGLWMHSGAVVRFRLNRQFSELRTTAGFDLNHAGNMPRFDPKVKLVIEGDGSQLYEHAFNWDDPPEKVRVDLQGVRELVIRVESNGSAQGILEHFALGDAQVIK; this comes from the coding sequence TTGAATACGGCGCTGCAACTGCTTGTAATGGCTGTTCTCTCGGGCGAACCTGCGACAGCGACAACGTTGGATGGGGAATCCATTCGAGGTGAGGTTCTCACACTCAATGATGAGCAACTCGTCATTCAGTCCGATGATGGTCGCTCGGAAATTGCGATCGACCAGTTAATGCTCGTGCAATTCGAACGCCCCGCAGAAGCGGTCGAAACGACTGATCGGTCGGTCGTTCTCGTCGATGGTTCGTCGATTCAATTCGAGACCGTGACAAGTGAACCGCAGGCGATGACCGTGAGTTCAAAAGTTCTCGGTGAACATGAACTGTCGACCGAGCAGGTCTCTCGAGTCCGATGGAGCCCGGTCGATGATCAAATCGCAGAGAGTTGGGCAGACCTGCAGACGCGAGGCTCTCGCGACGACTTGCTCGTTTTCCGCAAAGGTGATGTCCTCGATTACGTCGGAGGTACGGTCACACGGATCACCGACAAAGGGGTCACTGTTTCCGTAAAAGGTCGCGAACTGACTGCACCGCTCGAACGAGTCTTCGCGGTCATCTATTCCGGACGCGAGACGAAGAGTGGCTCAAGTGCAGGAGCATTGAAAACGACATCCGGAGATGTTTTGCAATTGAAGAGCTTGACGTTGAGTGAAGACGTCATGGAAGTGAAGACTGACTGGCTGGATTCGTTGACGATCCCGTCTGCTTCGGTCAACGAAATCGATTACGCTGGCGGTAGAATTCGGTTCCTGGCAGATCTCCCTTTTGACGAGTCAGCTTCTCAAAGTCCCGATACAGAATTTCCAGTCGTTTGGTTCACGGCGAAGAATTTCCCAGCCGGGTCAGGTGGACGTCGTCCGCTGCTGATTGGCGAGGAAAGATTCTCACGCGGACTGTGGATGCACTCCGGGGCGGTTGTTCGTTTTCGCCTCAATCGTCAATTCAGTGAACTTCGAACAACTGCCGGATTCGATTTGAACCACGCTGGCAACATGCCTCGGTTTGATCCCAAGGTGAAGCTCGTCATTGAAGGGGATGGAAGCCAACTCTACGAACATGCTTTCAATTGGGATGACCCTCCGGAGAAAGTACGAGTCGATCTTCAAGGTGTTCGTGAACTCGTGATTCGCGTGGAATCCAACGGTTCAGCTCAAGGAATCCTCGAACACTTTGCACTCGGTGATGCACAGGTGATTAAGTGA